A part of Setaria viridis chromosome 8, Setaria_viridis_v4.0, whole genome shotgun sequence genomic DNA contains:
- the LOC117834574 gene encoding binding partner of ACD11 1-like, giving the protein MFSTVKVSNVFLKAVQRDIKEFFSFSGDIVHVEMQSGDELSQVAYITFKDNQGAETAILVTGATIVDMAVIVTPATDYELAAYVLADLEPKDTKPSALQKAEDIVGTMLAKGFILGRDALDKAKALDEKHQLTSTATARASSFDKRIGLSEKISVGTSAVNDKVKEMDQKYQVSEKTKSALAAAEQSVSTVGSAIMKNRYVLTGAAWVTGAFSKVTSAANDVGAKAKEKIAAEQEHKNVEGGSAAQPDIPEGPTTHREVDGEFAKIHVCK; this is encoded by the exons ATGTTTAGTACTGTCAAGGTTAGCAATGTGTTCCTGAAAGCAGTACAGCGTGATATAAAggaattcttttctttttctggtgACATTGTGCATGTTGAAATGCAGAG TGGCGATGAGCTGTCTCAAGTTGCCTACATTACTTTTAAAGACAATCAAGGAGCTGAGACGGCAATACTTGTTACg GGGGCCACGATAGTTGATATGGCTGTCATTGTCACGCCTGCCACTGATTATGAGCTAGCAGCTTATGTTTTAGCTGATCTAGAG CCCAAAGACACAAAACCTTCTGCCCTCCAAAAGGCCGAGGACATTGTTGGGACCATGCTGGCGAAAGGATTTATCCTTGGTAGGGATGCACTGGACAAAGCAAAAGCTCTGGATGAGAAGCATCAGCTTACATCAACTGCTACTGCTAGAGCATCTTCCTTCGACAAGAGAATTGGTCTAAGTGAGAAGATCAGTGTTGGTACTTCAGCTGTCAATGATAAAGTGAAGGAAATGGATCAGAAGTACCAAGTCTCTGAGAAGACAAAGTCAGCACTGGCAGCTGCTGAACAGAGCGTCTCGACTGTTGGATCCGCCATCATGAAGAACAGATATGTCCTCACCGGGGCAGCATGGGTAACTGGTGCCTTCAGCAAGGTGACCAGTGCAGCCAACGATGTTGGTGCAAAGGCTAAGGAGAAAATAGCAGCTGAGCAGGAGCACAAGAATGTTGAGGGTGGGTCTGCAGCACAACCAGACATCCCAGAAGGCCCAACAACACACAGGGAAGTGGACGGTGAATTTGCGAAGATACATGTGTGTAAATAG